The Enterobacter oligotrophicus sequence CGAGAAGATTGGTAAGAAAGGCATGACCTATGCGCAGGGTATGTCCGCGCAGATGACGGCGGCCGTTTCTATCGGTCTGGCGAGCTACACCGGTATGCCAGTATCAACTACCCACGTACTTTCCTCGTCCGTGGCAGGGACTATGATTGTTGACGGTGGCGGTCTGCAACGCAAAACCGTCACCAACATTCTGATGGCCTGGGTGTTCACCCTCCCGGCGTCTATCCTGCTGTCTGGCGGTCTGTACTGGATTTCGCTGAAGCTGATTTAATCGGTTGAAGGCGACAAAAAAGCGGGTCAGGAAACTGGCCCGCTTTTTTTATGGCTGCTATTTTCCCTGAAGTGTTTGATAACATGAGGATTTCCTGAACATTTTTTGTTCAATTTTAAAACACAGAAAAAACTATCATGGCGGCCAGAAGAAAAATCCAGACAAAGGAGAATGTATGGCTTCTGTCCCTATCTCAGGACCGGGTTCAATCGTTATAGCGAACAATATGCGTGAGGCACGCCTTAACGGAATGTCACGCAATATGGCTACGCCCTCAACGTATTATTGGTTCTACCAAAAAGTCCGAAATGGCGGTCCCTGGGATTATAAAAAATTCGACCCTTATTTTGCTGCATTTGGTAACTTCAATTTCGGCGCAGCTGGAACCGCCGCGGGCATCCCTGCAAACATCCTTCTTATGGGCGCAGGCTGGGCTCAAGGCCGGGCAGGCACCTCAAAACCAGAATGGGGAAAATGGTACGAAAAGCCGCCTTACGGAGACGACCCAACGGACCAACGCAACATCAGAGAAGGGATAGAATATGCCATTCAAAACGGCTATTAAATGGATTCATCGCCTTGTTACACTTTCGCTTCTGGCTCTGGTCATTGGATTTCTCTGGTTAAAGCAGCAGCCCAATCAGCGAAATAGCGATGAACTTCAACGCGTTTATAAATTATCTGACAGCGTCTGGCTCTATATGACCGTGAACAATCAGGGTGGCGCAACCGTGCCAACAGTCTACCGTTACTATCTCTCTGCAAAAATAGCGGGAAAAGACTCTGACATTATCCATCAGCTTGCTATGAAGCATCCGGTCATCGAAGGTACAGGCACGATTACCGCAGCCAGTATTGATACAAGCGGGGAAGTGAAAATTACCTATAGCGGGAAGGTTATCTCGATTGAGGACAATATTTCAGATCTTCAATTCACAGTTAATCCCTGAGCCTGATGAAACAAGGCGGGGCTTACCCCCCGCCTGCTGTGATGCTCAGTGCCAAATCATCAATGCAATCATACTGACCACGACCAGCCCGCACAGGGCGCTGGTCAAAATGAACTGACGACGCAGGCGCTCGCAACGACGGATAAACTCTTCATCATGATGATCGCGGTAGCGCTGGTAGTATATGTACCCCACCAGACGCATCTGTTTGCTGGGCTGTCCATGCGAGGTGAAGAACCCTCCACCGTCCACATACTGATAAAGCAACGGATCGCAACCACGAAGTACCACTAACAACGCGCGTAACGATGAGAAGTAGCGCGCCATATTCACTATGCAAACCACGCATAGCGCCCAAAACAATGCGACGGTGCTAATCATACATCCTCCCCGGCGTCCACCCACGAAGCAAGGCTTCTGAGCTACCGCACCCCAATGCCCTGACAGACAGTTCAGTGAAAGAATGACTAAAATTCGATCCGGTTCGCGTTTTAATATCCGAACGGCTCATTAAATAGTGTAGGAGATCCGTTAATTTTTTTGCCACAAGGTTAATCGTTATCAACACCAATGCTTGAAAAATATGTTTAACTGGGCCGTAATGAAAGTATCAGACGACGGCATTCTCTTTTAGTCATCGATAACTTAAGGAAGGAGTAACACTATGGCTTACAAACACATTCTCATCGCGGTAGACCTCTCTCCGGAGAGCAAAGTGCTGGTTGATAAAGCGGTATCCATGGCACGTCCATACAACGCGAAAGTTTCCCTGATCCACGTTGATGTGAATTACTCCGACCTCTACACCGGTCTGATCGACGTGAATCTGGGCGATATGCAGAAACGCATCTCCGAAGAGACTCACCATGCGCTGAGCGAACTGTCCACCAACGCGGGCTATCCGATCACCGAAACCTTAAGCGGCAGCGGCGATCTGGGCCAGGTACTGGTTGATGCGATTAAGAAATACGACATGGACCTGGTGGTATGCGGTCATCATCAGGACTTCTGGAGCAAGCTGATGTCTTCCGCGCGCCAGCTGATTAACACCGTTCACGTGGATATGCTGATTGTTCCACTGCGTGACGAAGAAGACGAGTAAGTGCAAAAAAGCCCGGTGGCGCTCACGCTTACCGGGCCTACAAGGTAAAAGCAAAACGGCAACAGGGTTGCCGTTTTTAATGTTTGTTCCCTCTCCCCGTGGGAGAGGGTTAGGGTGAGGGCACCAGACCGTACTATTCCGGCGTCCCCGAATATATATCAAACCGATGCCCTTTCGTGGTCACCGCGTTGGTGGTGGCAACGTCCGCCAGTGGTGGCGCATAGTCAGGCCGCTTCACCACAACCCGCTTCGTCGCGAGCTGGCGAGCGGGCTCCAGCAAACCATCCGCGTCCAAATCCGGCCCCACCAGCGACTGAAACACTCGCATCTCTTTCTTCACCAGCGCGCTTTTCTGCTTATGCGGGAACATCGGGTCGAGATAAACCACCTGCGGGCGCGGCGTGATATCCGTTAACGCCGTCAGGCTTGAGGCATGGATCAGCTGCAAACGCTCCTGCAACCACGGGCCGATTTCCGGGTCCGCATAACCGCGCGTCAGACCGTCGTCGAGCAGTGCCGCCACCACCGGATTACGTTCCAGCATCCGCACGCGGCAGCCCACCGAGGCCAGCACAAAGGCATCGCGCCCCAGCCCCGCCGTGGCATCCACCACATCCGGAAGATAACTTCCTTTAATGCCGACCGCTTTAGCGACTGCTTCACCGCGACCGCCGCCAAACTTGCGCCGGTGCGCCATCGCTCCGCCGACAAAATCGACAAAAATCCCGCCGAGCTTCGGCTCGTCGCGCTTACGCAACTCCAGATGCTCCGGTGTCATCACCAGCGCCATCAGGTTCTCTTCATCATGCTCCAGCCCCCAGCGGGCGGCCAGAACAGATAAGGCACCGTCTCCGGTGCCTGTTTCATCCACTAAGCAGATCTTCACGTAACAATCAGCCTTTGATCCCGTAATGCTCAAGCATGGCATCCAGCTGCGGTTCGCGGCCACGGAAGCGTTTGAACAGCTCCATTGGCTCTTCGGAGCCGCCGCGGGTCAGGATGTTATCAAGGAACGACTGGCCGGTTTCGCGGTTGAAAATCCCCTCTTCTTCAAAACGAGAGAAGGCATCCGCCGCCAGCACGTCGGCCCACAGGTAGCTGTAGTAGCCCGCCGCGTAGCCGCCTGCAAAGATGTGGCTGAACGCGTGCGGGAAACGGCCCCAGGTTGGACCTGGGATCACGGCAACCTGCTTTTTAATCTCAGCCAGGGTTTCGAGGATTTTCGCCCCCTGCTCCGGGCTGAACTCGGCGTGCAGACGGAAATCGAACAGGCCGAACTCCAGCTGGCGCAGGATAAACATCGCCGCCTGGTAGTTTTTCGCTGCCAGCATTTTATCCAGCAGTTCTTTTGGCAGCGGTTCGCCGGTCTCATAGTGGCCAGAGATAAACGCCAGCGCGTCCGGCTCCCAGCACCAGTTTTCCATAAACTGGCTCGGCAGCTCGACCGCATCCCACGGCACACCGCTGATACCGGCCACGCCTGCGGTTTCGATGCGGGTCAGCATGTGGTGCAAGCCGTGACCGAACTCGTGGAACAGAGTGATCACTTCGTCGTGCGTGAACAGCGCAGGTTTGCCATTCACCGGACGGTTGAAGTTACAGGTCAGGTAGGCGACCGGCTTTTGCAGAGAACCGTCGGCTTTACGCATCTGGCCCACGCAGTCGTCCATCCACGCCCCGCCGCGTTTGTTCTCACGGGCGTAGAGATCCAGATAGAAGCTGCCGCGCAGCTCGTTTTTCTCGTCATACAGCTCGAAGAAACGCACATCCGGGTGCCAGACGTCGATGTCGGTACGCTCTTTGGCGGTGATACCGTAGATGCGTTTCACCACTTCGAACAGGCCGTTAACGGCTTTGTTTTCCGGGAAGTACGGACGCAGCTGCTCGTCGCTGATGCTGTAGAGATGCTGCTTCTGCTTTTCGCTGTAGTAAGCAATGTCCCACGGCTGAAGCTCGTCAACGCCAAACTCCGCTTTGGCGAAGGCGCGCAGCTGGGCCAGCTCTTTTTCACCCTGCGGACGGGCGCGTTTCGCCAGATCGGTCAGGAAGTCGAGCACCTGCTGTGGGTTTTCCGCCATTTTGGTGGCGAGGGATTTATCAGCATAGCTGTCGAAGCCCAGCAGCTGTGCCAGCTCGTGGCGCAGGGCGAGGATTTCGGCCATCACCGGGCTGTTGTCCCATTTACCCGCATTCGGCCCCTGATCCGAGGCGCGGGTGCTGTAGGCACGGTACATCTCTTCACGCAGCGCCTGGTTGTCGCAGTAGGTCATCACCGGCAGGTAGCTCGGAATGTCCAGCGTTAACAGGAAACCGTCCTGCTCTTTCGCTTCGGCCTGAGCTTTCGCCGCCGCCAGGGCGCTTTCCGGCATACCGGCCAGCTCCGCTTCGTCGGTAATCAGCTTCGTCCAGCCCATGGTGGCGTCAAGTACGTTGTTGCTGTACTGGTTACCCAGCTCGGACAGACGCGCGGCGATTTCACCATAGCGGGTCTGCTTCTCTTTTGGCAGACCAATCCCGGACAGCTCGAAATCACGCAGCGCGTTATCAACCGATTTTTTCTGCGCCGTGTTCAGTTCGGCATAGTGGTCGCCGTCGCGCAGGTCGCGGTAGGCTTTGTACAGCCCTTCGTGCTGACCCACCCAGGTGCTGTACTCAGAGAGCAGCGGCAGGGTTTGCTCATAGGCTTCACGCAGTTCCGGACTGTTTTTCACCGAGTTCAGGTGGCTCACCGGAGAGAAGATACGCCCCAGCACGTCGTCCACTTCGGCCAGCGGCTGACACAGATTTTCCCAGGTGTACGGCGCGCCCTGCGCTACTACGCTTTCTACCGCCGCACGGCAATTTTCCAGCGACTGGGTAACGGCTGGAACGACATGCTCAGGGAGGATTTTAGAAAACGGTGGCAACGAAAAAGGCGTCAGTAATGGATTGGTCATAAACGCTGTCCTGTTGAAATAGTGAATGAAGCGCGCATCCGGCGCTGTGCATATTGTTTTCAGTAATGGGGTTAAGTGTAGAGGATTTCAATGCCGGACGTTGCGCTTTCGCGGCCGTGGAAACTTTTCTGTATACTGTGGCGATACGCTCTATTTTTGCCCGATGGCGCTACGCTTATCGGGCCTACGTTTACTACCTGGAACACATTCATCCATGCTTAGTTATCGCCACAGCTTCCACGCTGGCAACCACGCCGACGTCCTTAAACACACCGTTCAGAGCCTGATCATTGAAGCGCTTAAAGAGAAAGAGAAGCCGTTTCTCTACCTGGACACCCACGCGGGCGCGGGCCGTTATCAACTGAGCGGCGAGCATGCTGAGCGTACCGGTGAATACCTCGAAGGCATCGCCCGCATCTGGCAACAGGACGACCTGCCTGCCGAGCTGGAGCCGTACATCGGCGTGGTGAAGCATTTCAACCGCAGCGGCCAGCTGCGCTACTACCCTGGCTCACCATTAATTGCGCGCCAGCTGCTGCGTGAGCAGGACAGCCTGCAGCTGACAGAACTGCACCCGAGCGACTTCCCGCTGCTGCGTTCTGAGTTTCAGAAAGATAACCGCGCCCGTGTGGAAAAAGCCGATGGTTACCAGCAGCTAAAAGCCAAACTGCCACCGGTGTCCCGCCGTGGTCTGGTGCTGATCGACCCGCCTTACGAAATCAAAACCGACTATCAGGCGGTGGTGACCGGTATTAACGACGGCTATAAACGCTTTGCAACCGGCACCTATGCGCTGTGGTATCCGGTGGTGCTGCGCGCGCAAATCAAACGCATGATCAAAGATCTGGAAGCCACCGGTATCCGCAAAATTTTGCAGATTGAGCTGGCGGTACGCCCGGACAGCGACCAGCGCGGCATGACGGCCTCCGGCATGATTGTGATCAACCCGCCGTGGAAGCTCGAAGCGCAGATGAACAACGTGCTGCCGTGGCTGCACAAAACGCTTGTACCCGCCGGGACAGGCCATGCAACCGTTAGCTGGATCGTGCCTGAGTAATCGCAGCCATTGATGGAACCTATTGATTTCAGGTATACAATCGCGGCAATCAGACATTAAGGATAAGACCCATGAGCAAGCATTATGACTACATCGCCATTGGTGGCGGCAGCGGCGGCATCGCCTCTATTAACCGTGCAGCCATGTACGGCCAGAAGTGTGCGCTGATTGAAGCCAAAGCGCTGGGCGGCACCTGCGTGAACGTGGGTTGTGTACCGAAGAAAGTGATGTGGCATGCGGCGCAAATCCGCGAAGCGATTCATATGTATGGCCCGGATTACGGCTTTGATACCACGATCAATAACTTCGACTGGGACAAGCTGATTGCCAGCCGTACCGCCTACATTGACCGTATTCATACCTCGTACGACAACGTGCTGGGTAAAAATAACGTCGACGTCATTCATGGTTTCGCCCGCTTCGTGGATGCGAAAACGATCGAAGTGAACGGCGAGACAATCACCGCCGATCATATCCTGATCGCCACCGGTGGTCGCCCAAGCCATCCGGACATTCCGGGTGTGGAATACGGTATCGACTCCGACGGTTTCTTCGAGCTGCCAGCCCTGCCAAAACGCGTTGCCGTAGTGGGCGCAGGTTACATTGCAGTTGAACTGGCCGGCGTGATTAACGGCCTGGGCGCTGAAGCGCACCTGTTCGTGCGTAAACACGCGCCGCTGCGTAGCTTTGACCCGCTGATTGTCGACACTCTTGTCGAAGTCATGAACACCGAAGGCCCGACCCTGCACACTAACGCCGTGCCAAAAGCGGTGGTGAAAAATGCAGACGGCAGCCTGACACTGGAGCTGGAAGATGGCCGTAGCCAGACCGTCGATTGCCTGATCTGGGCGATCGGTCGTGAACCTGCAACCGACAACTTCAACCTGGCCGCGACGGGCGTGAAAACCAACGACAAAGGCTATATCGTTGTCGATAAGTTCCAGAACACCAGCGTACCGGGCATTTACGCCGTCGGTGATAACACCGGTGCCGTTGAGCTGACCCCGGTTGCCGTTGCGGCGGGCCGTCGTCTTTCCGAACGCCTGTTTAACAACAAGCCGGACGAGCATCTGGATTACAGCAATATCCCGACCGTCGTTTTCAGCCACCCGCCAATCGGCACCGTTGGCTTAACCGAGCCGCAGGCGCGCGAGCAGTATGGCAACGACCAGGTGAAAGTGTATAAATCGGCGTTTACCGCGATGTATACCGCCGTCACCTCCCACCGTCAGCCGTGCCGCATGAAGCTGGTATGCGTAGGGCCGGACGAGAAGATTGTCGGTATCCACGGCATTGGCTTCGGCATGGACGAAATCCTGCAGGGCTTCGCGGTGGCGCTGAAGATGGGCGCGACGAAGAAAGACTTCGATAACACCGTAGCAATCCACCCGACGGCAGCGGAAGAGTTTGTGACGATGCGCTGATCGTGTTACGGCCGAAATGACGAGCAGTTCGGCCGTAACAAATTTATTGACTTTTTAAAATCATGCTGAAATGATTTGTCCATAAATTGCAATTTGTGGACAGCGAGCCGTAAAGTCGATATGAAAGGGCAAGACCTACTCCTGCTTTCGAAAATTATCTGTCTGGGGCGGCTGACGGCTCGTGACCTGTTGGTTGCTTCAGATAACGATAGCATTGCCTGTAACACCCCCCTTCCTGATGCTCATTATTTTGACTCGCTGAACGCCGCGCAGAAGCATCTGGACTTTCTTTTTACAGTCAGAGGGCTTTCCGATTCGTTAGGCTTCAGTAAAAGCGAAGTCAATAATAGTTTTTATCGTTGCCTTGATGTGAACCTGATAAAAATCGATCGGAGCAGCAACAAACCGGCTGTGAATAAGAAAGTCTTATTCAATTTTATAAAATACGGTTTACGGCTGGTGTTCCCTGTTAAACCAGGGCGCATTGAAAGAGGGCTTCCGACAACCTTTGCCGCGCCGATTTTATCCGGAAGGCTGCTTTCGGGCGGCGAACTTATTATGGTCTGGCCCGATCCACTGGGTAAGGAGATGGGCCAGGCGATTACTCCTCTCTACAAATCAGTACCATATGCAGTAAAGCAAGATCCTGAACTCTATGCATATCTCGCGTTAATGGATGCGGTACGTTTGGGCAATCCCAGAGAAATGAAAGTAGCCCTGGAGCTGCTGGAGGAGAAACTATTCCATGCCGACATCTAATTTCGAAGAACTTAAGCAAATCTGGTTATCGACCGCCACAATGTAACACAGCATTGTTTTTATTCCGGAGATTGCCGGATTGGCACCCTGGCGAATGGAAGCATTGAATGGCTCAATCTGCCGCATAATCTGGTTGTGGCTAACGGGATACGTGAAGAGCAACCTGTATGTTCTTTGCCAGAACGAAATACCTTGTTTCAACGTCTTATTGGGAAGCGATATACACAGCCAGATTATCAACGATTGCAGTTAGATCTGGCGCTGCCTGTTATGCTGGCGACCGATGGCTTTTGGTGTAATTTTCCGTTATTACTTCCTGACACCCTTTCTGAGGATTCGCTTCGTGAACATCTCGGGAACCTGGCGTTACGCAATGATGACATGACGATCGTTGTTCGCCTTTTCATGCAATAAACCGGATATTCATAAATGGTTGCAAAACGAATGCTCTGAATTTCGTTTTGCGCCCCAACCC is a genomic window containing:
- the prlC gene encoding oligopeptidase A; the encoded protein is MTNPLLTPFSLPPFSKILPEHVVPAVTQSLENCRAAVESVVAQGAPYTWENLCQPLAEVDDVLGRIFSPVSHLNSVKNSPELREAYEQTLPLLSEYSTWVGQHEGLYKAYRDLRDGDHYAELNTAQKKSVDNALRDFELSGIGLPKEKQTRYGEIAARLSELGNQYSNNVLDATMGWTKLITDEAELAGMPESALAAAKAQAEAKEQDGFLLTLDIPSYLPVMTYCDNQALREEMYRAYSTRASDQGPNAGKWDNSPVMAEILALRHELAQLLGFDSYADKSLATKMAENPQQVLDFLTDLAKRARPQGEKELAQLRAFAKAEFGVDELQPWDIAYYSEKQKQHLYSISDEQLRPYFPENKAVNGLFEVVKRIYGITAKERTDIDVWHPDVRFFELYDEKNELRGSFYLDLYARENKRGGAWMDDCVGQMRKADGSLQKPVAYLTCNFNRPVNGKPALFTHDEVITLFHEFGHGLHHMLTRIETAGVAGISGVPWDAVELPSQFMENWCWEPDALAFISGHYETGEPLPKELLDKMLAAKNYQAAMFILRQLEFGLFDFRLHAEFSPEQGAKILETLAEIKKQVAVIPGPTWGRFPHAFSHIFAGGYAAGYYSYLWADVLAADAFSRFEEEGIFNRETGQSFLDNILTRGGSEEPMELFKRFRGREPQLDAMLEHYGIKG
- a CDS encoding polymorphic toxin type 44 domain-containing protein, which produces MASVPISGPGSIVIANNMREARLNGMSRNMATPSTYYWFYQKVRNGGPWDYKKFDPYFAAFGNFNFGAAGTAAGIPANILLMGAGWAQGRAGTSKPEWGKWYEKPPYGDDPTDQRNIREGIEYAIQNGY
- a CDS encoding 23S rRNA (adenine(2030)-N(6))-methyltransferase RlmJ — protein: MLSYRHSFHAGNHADVLKHTVQSLIIEALKEKEKPFLYLDTHAGAGRYQLSGEHAERTGEYLEGIARIWQQDDLPAELEPYIGVVKHFNRSGQLRYYPGSPLIARQLLREQDSLQLTELHPSDFPLLRSEFQKDNRARVEKADGYQQLKAKLPPVSRRGLVLIDPPYEIKTDYQAVVTGINDGYKRFATGTYALWYPVVLRAQIKRMIKDLEATGIRKILQIELAVRPDSDQRGMTASGMIVINPPWKLEAQMNNVLPWLHKTLVPAGTGHATVSWIVPE
- the uspB gene encoding universal stress protein UspB; the protein is MISTVALFWALCVVCIVNMARYFSSLRALLVVLRGCDPLLYQYVDGGGFFTSHGQPSKQMRLVGYIYYQRYRDHHDEEFIRRCERLRRQFILTSALCGLVVVSMIALMIWH
- the gorA gene encoding glutathione-disulfide reductase — its product is MSKHYDYIAIGGGSGGIASINRAAMYGQKCALIEAKALGGTCVNVGCVPKKVMWHAAQIREAIHMYGPDYGFDTTINNFDWDKLIASRTAYIDRIHTSYDNVLGKNNVDVIHGFARFVDAKTIEVNGETITADHILIATGGRPSHPDIPGVEYGIDSDGFFELPALPKRVAVVGAGYIAVELAGVINGLGAEAHLFVRKHAPLRSFDPLIVDTLVEVMNTEGPTLHTNAVPKAVVKNADGSLTLELEDGRSQTVDCLIWAIGREPATDNFNLAATGVKTNDKGYIVVDKFQNTSVPGIYAVGDNTGAVELTPVAVAAGRRLSERLFNNKPDEHLDYSNIPTVVFSHPPIGTVGLTEPQAREQYGNDQVKVYKSAFTAMYTAVTSHRQPCRMKLVCVGPDEKIVGIHGIGFGMDEILQGFAVALKMGATKKDFDNTVAIHPTAAEEFVTMR
- the uspA gene encoding universal stress protein UspA, coding for MAYKHILIAVDLSPESKVLVDKAVSMARPYNAKVSLIHVDVNYSDLYTGLIDVNLGDMQKRISEETHHALSELSTNAGYPITETLSGSGDLGQVLVDAIKKYDMDLVVCGHHQDFWSKLMSSARQLINTVHVDMLIVPLRDEEDE
- the rsmJ gene encoding 16S rRNA (guanine(1516)-N(2))-methyltransferase RsmJ, with amino-acid sequence MKICLVDETGTGDGALSVLAARWGLEHDEENLMALVMTPEHLELRKRDEPKLGGIFVDFVGGAMAHRRKFGGGRGEAVAKAVGIKGSYLPDVVDATAGLGRDAFVLASVGCRVRMLERNPVVAALLDDGLTRGYADPEIGPWLQERLQLIHASSLTALTDITPRPQVVYLDPMFPHKQKSALVKKEMRVFQSLVGPDLDADGLLEPARQLATKRVVVKRPDYAPPLADVATTNAVTTKGHRFDIYSGTPE